One Legionella hackeliae DNA segment encodes these proteins:
- a CDS encoding DotI/IcmL family type IV secretion protein, which translates to MKFERLIMPLLFICFFTPSIHYANDNDLDVTAWSQQTLLATLSINYNETDTDFADLRKRYTLNAWSALHNFFSQQITEVKKKQLTIHPYPLTKPSITEQGVFSGIYYWRVNQSFMIPELHSQLDFSVIIIKGNNPPFMVQSVNIVRH; encoded by the coding sequence ATGAAATTTGAACGATTAATAATGCCCTTACTTTTCATTTGTTTTTTTACGCCATCTATTCATTATGCAAATGATAATGATCTTGATGTCACTGCATGGTCTCAACAAACTTTACTAGCCACATTATCTATCAATTATAACGAAACTGACACTGACTTTGCTGATTTACGCAAGCGTTATACATTAAATGCCTGGTCAGCTTTACATAATTTTTTTAGCCAACAAATTACAGAGGTAAAAAAGAAACAACTGACTATACATCCTTACCCCTTAACTAAACCCAGCATAACAGAGCAAGGTGTGTTTTCCGGAATTTATTATTGGCGAGTGAATCAATCGTTTATGATTCCGGAGTTACATTCTCAACTGGATTTTTCAGTCATTATTATTAAGGGAAATAACCCTCCTTTTATGGTGCAAAGTGTTAATATTGTGAGACATTAA
- a CDS encoding BON domain-containing protein — protein sequence MQAILKFFVSFFLIVVVACAHADNNLKEFEQEFSDSVITTKITAKFTKNRNLNPLKIYVSTHDGVVSLRGHVKDRQAFVDALRLAKMTKGVKEVDTDELVIKQVNTAFTDAYITTKVEAAVLKAKVFDDESIPLVGINATTTNGTVTLSGSLKQEKAISAIIKRVTAVRGVKKIISRLEIDKEAS from the coding sequence ATGCAAGCAATACTTAAATTTTTCGTCAGTTTCTTTCTTATAGTCGTAGTTGCATGCGCACATGCTGATAATAATTTGAAAGAATTTGAACAAGAATTTAGTGACTCGGTTATTACGACTAAAATCACAGCAAAATTTACAAAAAATCGCAATTTAAATCCATTGAAAATTTATGTATCTACTCATGATGGCGTCGTCTCTTTGCGCGGACATGTTAAAGATCGTCAAGCGTTCGTTGATGCTCTAAGACTCGCTAAAATGACAAAGGGAGTCAAAGAAGTCGATACCGATGAGTTGGTTATTAAGCAAGTAAATACAGCATTTACCGATGCTTATATTACTACCAAAGTTGAGGCCGCCGTGTTAAAGGCAAAAGTGTTTGATGACGAATCCATCCCCTTAGTTGGCATCAATGCAACGACTACCAATGGCACAGTAACCCTATCAGGCAGCTTGAAACAAGAAAAAGCCATTAGCGCGATTATAAAGCGAGTTACTGCTGTGCGGGGCGTTAAAAAGATTATTTCAAGACTAGAAATTGACAAGGAAGCTTCATGA
- a CDS encoding glycosyltransferase family 87 protein, translated as MNLAYWQRAAFLFLLASYGLLFYFILTFQQGIDFASFYSASQMLAMGDNPYQTLVATYLPVVKKLACNLNPPIVLILFNPLVQLNYHTALVIWWLVSLILSLVSARLVFKLVFSPDFYQQNWPNLYLLYLAFFGILMDRAIAQLGALLLFCILFGYHFYVKKNDCLAGILWGFIIALKFFPAMLFFYVLLQKRYKTFLIMSTVTLLLCILPILLYGMTIYQQYFSMMSQIRWYGDNWNASIYGYFFRIFIDTNNKTQSHIFVNTLYGLSFIVLLLWYLKTAIKMQANAMDKHFFALSLAMMLLLSPFGWLYYFSLLIFPLCLTWETLFLHGYNFKHNILWLLSLFLLNFPIDYLSSKKMTELTNKFFIYSFYFYGLLLLIFLLSHQRTQITRSRHALTNSRYVPVIAIIFIFGFLVPVLSFLERLFDLPFLRISD; from the coding sequence ATGAATTTAGCCTATTGGCAACGTGCTGCATTTCTATTTCTTTTGGCCAGCTATGGATTGCTTTTCTATTTTATTTTGACGTTTCAACAAGGCATTGATTTCGCCTCGTTTTATTCGGCATCGCAAATGTTAGCGATGGGGGACAATCCTTATCAAACATTAGTTGCCACCTATCTACCTGTCGTAAAAAAATTAGCATGCAACTTAAATCCACCTATTGTGCTTATATTGTTTAATCCTTTGGTCCAATTAAACTACCATACGGCACTTGTAATCTGGTGGTTAGTATCGTTAATTTTATCATTAGTCTCAGCCCGACTTGTATTTAAGCTTGTCTTTTCCCCTGATTTTTATCAACAAAATTGGCCTAATCTCTATCTTCTTTACTTGGCATTTTTTGGCATTTTAATGGATAGAGCCATCGCGCAATTAGGTGCTCTATTATTATTTTGTATTCTCTTTGGCTATCATTTTTATGTAAAAAAAAATGACTGTCTAGCAGGGATTTTGTGGGGCTTTATTATTGCGCTAAAATTTTTTCCAGCAATGCTATTTTTTTATGTTTTACTGCAAAAGCGCTATAAGACATTTTTGATAATGTCCACTGTCACATTGTTACTCTGTATTCTTCCTATATTGCTATACGGAATGACCATCTACCAACAATATTTTTCCATGATGTCTCAGATCCGCTGGTATGGTGATAATTGGAATGCTTCTATTTACGGCTATTTTTTTCGTATTTTCATTGATACTAATAACAAAACTCAGAGTCATATATTCGTAAACACACTCTATGGATTATCATTTATTGTTCTGCTTTTGTGGTATTTGAAAACCGCTATAAAAATGCAAGCAAACGCAATGGATAAACATTTTTTCGCACTTAGTTTAGCCATGATGTTGCTGCTCAGCCCGTTTGGTTGGTTATATTATTTTTCGTTACTTATTTTCCCACTTTGTCTTACTTGGGAAACTCTTTTCTTGCATGGTTACAACTTTAAACACAACATTTTATGGCTTTTAAGTTTGTTTTTACTTAATTTTCCCATCGATTACCTTTCCAGCAAAAAAATGACTGAACTAACCAATAAATTTTTCATTTATTCTTTTTATTTTTATGGTTTGCTCCTTCTTATTTTTCTATTAAGCCATCAACGAACACAAATTACACGCTCACGCCATGCGCTTACAAACTCACGATATGTTCCTGTTATTGCTATCATTTTTATCTTTGGTTTTTTAGTTCCCGTTCTGAGTTTTCTAGAGAGACTTTTTGATTTACCTTTCTTAAGAATAAGTGATTGA
- a CDS encoding PaaI family thioesterase: MKPFTRFKLFLWTFGRFQIPLIGYLGPKLIKLNDQAIVVKIPLTRRSKNHLKSMYFGALAVGADLAGGMHSFYHAKQARLNVSVVFKSFKAQFLRRPEKDVYFVCNQGDIVKAMIEESKVKQERINKPIEIKALINYPDNPEEVATFILELSIKVI; this comes from the coding sequence ATGAAACCATTCACCCGGTTTAAACTTTTTCTTTGGACTTTTGGACGTTTTCAAATTCCTTTGATTGGTTATTTGGGACCTAAGCTAATCAAATTGAATGATCAAGCAATTGTTGTTAAAATACCGCTAACCCGTCGCAGTAAAAATCACTTAAAGTCCATGTATTTTGGTGCGCTGGCTGTTGGAGCCGATCTTGCCGGGGGCATGCACAGTTTTTATCATGCCAAACAAGCCAGATTAAATGTCTCTGTTGTCTTTAAGTCTTTCAAAGCCCAATTCCTGCGTCGTCCTGAAAAGGATGTGTATTTCGTCTGCAATCAGGGGGACATTGTAAAAGCGATGATTGAAGAATCCAAAGTAAAACAAGAACGTATTAATAAGCCTATAGAAATTAAAGCATTAATTAACTACCCTGATAACCCAGAAGAAGTCGCAACATTTATTTTGGAATTATCGATTAAGGTTATTTAA
- a CDS encoding 5-carboxymethyl-2-hydroxymuconate Delta-isomerase, which yields MPHLTLEYSSNIIEKDKLLSFFSECHAILATSLPANLASCKSRALCSDIFYIADGDSKHAFIHLDIKVMAGRSDETLQSTAHQLMELLNIYFEESMKKFQLQISIEISELGEFFLKSTR from the coding sequence ATGCCCCATCTAACGTTGGAATACAGTTCTAATATCATTGAAAAAGATAAGCTGTTGAGTTTTTTTTCAGAATGTCATGCAATTTTGGCGACTTCTCTTCCTGCAAACCTGGCAAGTTGCAAAAGCCGAGCACTTTGCAGTGATATTTTTTACATTGCAGATGGAGACTCTAAACATGCTTTTATCCATCTTGACATTAAAGTAATGGCCGGTCGTAGCGATGAAACATTACAAAGCACAGCGCATCAACTAATGGAACTGCTTAATATTTACTTTGAGGAGTCAATGAAAAAATTTCAACTACAAATTTCTATAGAAATCAGTGAATTAGGTGAGTTTTTCTTAAAATCTACCCGCTAA